A portion of the Sulfuricurvum kujiense DSM 16994 genome contains these proteins:
- a CDS encoding flagellar hook-length control protein FliK, which produces MIHLSPEARLSIILPNTNKALSEAIKNATPEQLETLKEGKDIKSLLTSVFQDKTTASKSDQSLLDLLKNSSAFKNMGNFSDSLQTLVKELKTSPDTAQKSAVFEHFLKNITTIDPKNLKNQITSSGVFMESKFASALQKMPDLIQTLEQIKTVLAKIPKNDAQTLLSNITALLDNPVLSKAASHPQSAFQLSEGLKKVSDILQSLIAKKDPLYSAEVTALTQKLEQTAALSEIRTTLSQLYGALLSSKTPDTDALLDSIEKLLKNINNSPAEEVKTFAQQLRNAQEGDTAKELPPLITKLGEFTNPKELVIETFLKESMADDLKSNLLSLHEELSKSDDPSAQKLLEHTDKLLTQIDYHQLLSHLGSSNSIYFPFAWDQLQEGTLAFKKTKEKKFYCDIHLKLKEFGELDLMMALYDDNQLDIQAHTEKAELKDLIYENIAELRSLLIKSGLTPRSIRIYEATETKTPLNDTYHSSEGSDMGFEVKV; this is translated from the coding sequence ATGATACATTTGTCTCCCGAAGCACGTCTCAGCATCATCCTCCCCAACACCAACAAAGCCCTCTCCGAGGCGATAAAAAATGCCACTCCCGAACAGCTCGAAACGCTCAAAGAGGGAAAAGACATCAAATCCCTCCTCACCTCGGTATTTCAGGACAAAACAACCGCTTCGAAATCGGACCAGAGCCTCCTTGATCTGCTGAAAAACTCTTCGGCGTTTAAAAATATGGGGAATTTCAGCGACAGCCTGCAGACGCTCGTCAAAGAACTTAAAACGTCTCCCGATACGGCACAGAAAAGTGCCGTTTTTGAACATTTTCTCAAAAATATAACAACGATCGATCCTAAAAATCTCAAAAACCAAATCACATCCAGCGGCGTGTTCATGGAGTCCAAATTTGCTTCGGCCCTGCAAAAAATGCCCGATCTCATCCAGACACTCGAACAGATCAAAACAGTTCTCGCAAAAATTCCCAAAAATGACGCACAAACCCTTCTGAGTAACATTACGGCCCTTTTGGATAATCCCGTTTTGTCCAAAGCCGCCTCCCATCCCCAAAGTGCATTCCAGCTCTCTGAGGGGCTGAAGAAAGTGTCCGATATCCTGCAGAGCCTGATTGCCAAAAAAGATCCCCTCTACTCCGCGGAAGTCACGGCCCTTACTCAAAAGCTTGAGCAGACAGCTGCCCTCTCGGAGATCAGAACTACCCTCTCACAGCTGTACGGAGCACTGTTATCGAGCAAAACCCCCGATACAGATGCTCTTCTGGATTCCATTGAAAAACTTCTCAAAAATATTAACAATTCCCCTGCCGAAGAGGTTAAAACGTTTGCACAGCAGCTTCGCAATGCGCAAGAAGGCGATACGGCCAAAGAGCTCCCGCCTCTTATCACCAAACTCGGAGAGTTCACGAATCCCAAAGAACTTGTTATTGAAACCTTTCTCAAAGAATCCATGGCGGATGATTTAAAATCCAATCTTCTCTCGTTGCACGAAGAGTTGAGCAAATCGGACGATCCGTCCGCTCAAAAACTTTTGGAACATACCGACAAGCTCCTCACCCAGATCGATTACCATCAGCTTCTCTCCCATCTAGGCTCGTCCAATTCGATCTATTTCCCTTTCGCATGGGATCAGCTCCAAGAAGGGACATTGGCGTTTAAAAAAACGAAAGAAAAAAAATTCTACTGTGATATCCATCTGAAACTCAAAGAGTTCGGCGAACTCGATCTTATGATGGCCCTATATGACGATAATCAGCTCGACATTCAGGCACATACCGAAAAAGCGGAGCTTAAAGATCTGATATACGAAAATATCGCCGAACTGCGTTCCCTTCTCATCAAATCGGGTCTTACCCCCCGTTCTATCCGGATATATGAAGCGACGGAAACCAAAACACCCCTCAATGATACGTATCATTCTTCTGAGGGATCGGATATGGGATTTGAGGTAAAAGTATGA
- a CDS encoding EscU/YscU/HrcU family type III secretion system export apparatus switch protein, translating to MKKAVALRYDRTKEDAPRVVAKGKGASAENIIKIAELHNLPIHKDEDLVELLSKVELDKEIPEKLYVAVVEVFGFIYKITNPR from the coding sequence ATGAAAAAAGCGGTGGCCCTGCGCTACGACCGAACGAAAGAAGATGCTCCCCGCGTCGTCGCAAAAGGAAAAGGTGCAAGTGCGGAAAATATTATCAAAATAGCCGAGCTCCACAATCTCCCCATCCACAAAGATGAAGATCTGGTCGAACTCTTAAGTAAGGTAGAACTCGATAAAGAGATCCCTGAAAAGCTCTATGTCGCCGTTGTCGAAGTATTCGGTTTTATTTATAAAATCACCAATCCGCGCTAA
- a CDS encoding methyl-accepting chemotaxis protein, whose protein sequence is MDKITIKTKLMLVSLMVSLAVIVITVDSFVSTKHELMEAKKMMLTTQIDTVSSLLSYYEGEVNAGRMNLKQAQDAAKEHIKALRYNEKEYFFILNNQVQGVMHPIKPALDNTDLSDIKDPEGKQLFVEFAQVAKESKEGYVSYMWPKPDSETPLPKLTFVRAFPAWGWIVGTGVYVDDVNDEFLDVVIKKGIGIALLIVIMTGLLIAIQRSIGNKLSLMQAMAEELAGGNGDLTKRLAINGSDEPAQAAGSINAFIAAIQTMVQNAKGASDENASVATELSNTSMAIGRRMEDESSQLDAIYRTTEQIISHLVRAKRDNETTCNEVVEASEMLRVSRDELIAMIEMINHSVEVEGQFASKIHELANNARQIREVLSVIGDIADQTNLLALNAAIEAARAGEHGRGFAVVADEVRKLAERTQGSLTQTDVTISLIVSSIEEAAVQMEKNAKSIEKLGEKSHTVGERIGLTSGVVNQTSEAIKKLVVDADVNTKEIEGISQRLAAINELARANARSVEEIATTAEHLYKVAEGLNQNLGRFRA, encoded by the coding sequence ATGGATAAGATAACGATTAAAACCAAATTGATGCTGGTTTCGCTGATGGTTTCATTGGCGGTCATTGTAATCACGGTTGATTCGTTTGTATCAACGAAACACGAACTGATGGAAGCCAAAAAAATGATGCTCACTACTCAGATCGATACGGTCAGTTCCCTTCTTTCCTACTATGAAGGTGAGGTAAATGCCGGGCGAATGAATCTGAAGCAGGCACAGGATGCGGCAAAAGAACATATTAAAGCACTTCGTTATAACGAAAAAGAGTATTTTTTTATTTTGAATAATCAGGTGCAGGGGGTCATGCATCCGATCAAGCCGGCATTGGACAATACCGATCTCTCCGATATAAAAGACCCGGAGGGGAAACAGCTTTTTGTCGAATTTGCTCAGGTAGCCAAAGAAAGCAAAGAGGGATATGTCTCGTATATGTGGCCGAAACCCGATTCGGAGACTCCGCTGCCGAAACTGACGTTTGTCCGTGCATTTCCTGCATGGGGATGGATCGTCGGAACGGGTGTATATGTAGATGACGTTAACGATGAGTTTTTAGATGTGGTGATTAAAAAAGGGATCGGAATCGCTTTGTTAATCGTGATTATGACGGGATTGCTGATTGCGATACAGCGTTCCATCGGGAATAAACTTTCATTGATGCAGGCTATGGCCGAAGAGCTTGCCGGCGGGAACGGGGATTTGACAAAGCGTTTAGCGATCAATGGATCGGATGAACCGGCACAAGCCGCCGGATCGATTAACGCTTTTATCGCGGCAATTCAAACCATGGTTCAAAATGCGAAAGGGGCATCGGATGAAAATGCGTCGGTGGCGACCGAACTTTCAAACACCTCTATGGCTATCGGGCGCCGTATGGAGGATGAATCGAGCCAACTGGATGCGATTTATCGTACAACGGAGCAAATTATTTCCCATTTGGTTCGAGCAAAACGTGATAACGAAACGACATGCAATGAGGTAGTTGAGGCCAGTGAAATGCTTCGTGTCTCCAGAGATGAGCTGATAGCGATGATAGAAATGATCAATCACAGCGTGGAAGTAGAAGGGCAATTTGCAAGCAAAATTCACGAGCTGGCGAATAATGCACGCCAAATACGAGAAGTCTTATCCGTTATCGGCGATATCGCCGATCAGACCAATTTATTGGCACTGAATGCGGCGATCGAAGCGGCACGGGCAGGAGAACACGGTCGAGGTTTTGCCGTTGTTGCCGATGAGGTACGAAAATTGGCTGAACGGACGCAGGGTAGTTTGACCCAAACCGACGTAACGATTTCCCTAATCGTCTCTTCTATCGAAGAAGCGGCGGTACAGATGGAGAAAAATGCCAAAAGTATTGAAAAACTCGGAGAAAAATCGCATACAGTCGGCGAGCGGATCGGACTGACGTCCGGTGTCGTGAATCAAACGAGCGAAGCGATTAAAAAACTGGTCGTAGATGCAGACGTGAATACAAAAGAGATTGAAGGGATTTCGCAAAGACTCGCGGCAATCAACGAACTGGCCAGAGCTAATGCACGGAGTGTCGAAGAGATTGCGACGACGGCAGAGCATCTGTATAAAGTGGCGGAGGGGCTCAATCAGAATTTAGGCCGTTTTCGTGCGTAA